A section of the Alligator mississippiensis isolate rAllMis1 chromosome 8, rAllMis1, whole genome shotgun sequence genome encodes:
- the PLXNB3 gene encoding plexin-B3 isoform X13: MWPRLQEGGDEAYPTVQVMLQVPQLPLLAEGKSYHCAFGSQARPATRQDSWVRCLALSPDQVPPSPEGKDHVTVELSVMFEDVLVVAVGFAFYDCSAVALLAPSAPCTACVSSPWGCHWCPRSHCCITGGSCPTGEVTIYNQNASVGGPRGSQVCPRLGAVKGSPLVPVGVEVTLDLEAHNLNLLGVPLPRLRCVLEVGRGLVEVEASPGGPYRLQCGPHAYDFGASAPQLRAPVYVTVGERWHLDTPSGLHVMLYDCSVGRPDCSRCRAASPALGCQWCPPGCQHHRLCPPGGAPPSCPAPFIHQVHPLSGPPEGGLLLTIAGSDLGQRFEDVAGTVRVAGRPCLPDPARYRLAAQIVCQVPPAEGGVSGPVEVAVGDQPPGVSIQHFTYQDPQLWELHPRIGPVAGGTQVTVTGEELATGPDVAVFLGDLPCSLVEPPAPGTLVCLTTGGTLGEAPLRVQFGKVLRHLTGGGGFHYAPNPNITWAWPRSSFCGGGRIIQAAGTNLDVPQQPRLVAVLELPTTSTLPPGRCKKGCPGVLPDASEPCTLVGSLLECGTTCSAASPALLLCPSPAVPPHSRLRELLFQLDGLHMPFAGPGGGPFTYAPDPRLHWPPGAPPVLKPGMLLHLEGEGLTLGTSKEEVVARVGAGLCVVKTLTPTHLYCEPPPVPPGSLQPAPFVVEMGHVQVVLGPVHYEAEPPPGLPPGAQAGLGVGATALVLVVVLLILMYRRKSKQALQEYKKVLVQLENLEVSVGDQCRKEFTDLMTEMTDLGGQLEAAGIPFLDYGAYALRAFFPGPGGGPGAWPPHHEGRSPALEQGLAQLSGLLNNRTFLLTLVHTLEAQASLSRRERLRAASLLGLGLGGRLELLTDVLAVLLGELVQHQAQRPPRLLLRRTETMVEKLLTDWLSVCLYPYLREVAGEPLYLLYRAIRWQVDEGPVDAVTGRARRTLSEAWLLREDVGSRPLTLRVLPPPTNPPGLTPARVLDTDTVGQAKEKILEQLYKGLPHAQRPPAHSLDLEWRSGVAGHLTLSDLDVTSVTHNQWKRLNTLQHYKVPDGATVALIPRLHNDSPTESCQTPLSGDNAPTLEDGEEGGIHLWHLEKPPEELEGPGQVARHGSREREGATAIPEIYLTRLLSTKGMLHPFVEGALRVILPVGCPPPLPVKFLFDLLDELAARHGLAEPDTLRSWKNNSLLLRFWVRVVRDPRMLLDVRVPPSVDASLGVVAQTLMDACAAPAQHQVGRDSPVNKLLYAREIPRYRELVDRYYAEVRQAPPVTYQEMNAALTKMSQLSVDLDCSGALLELYEYVRLCHDQLVAALEAEPAGQKQQLGARLQQAAALLDNKVTDL; this comes from the exons atgtggccaCGGCTACAGGAAGGAGGAGATGAGGCATATCCCACAGTGCAG gTGATGCTGCAGGTGCCCCAGCTCCCCTTGCTGGCTGAGGGCAAGAGCTACCACTGTGCCTTTGGGAGCCAGGCCCGCCCAGCCACtcgccaggactcctgggtccgcTGCTTGGCGCTCAGCCCTGACCAGGTTCCACCCAGCCCAGAAGGCAAAG ATCATGTGACCGTGGAGTTGTCTGTGATGTTTGAGGATGTGTTGGTGGTAGCAGTGGGATTTGCCTTCTATGACTGCAGCGCTGTTGCCCTCCTGGCCCCCAGTGCACC ATGCACTGCCTGTGTGAGCAGCCCCTGGGGGTGTCACTGGTGCCCCCGGAGTCATTGCTGTATCACAGGGGGTTCCTGTCCCACAGGGGAGGTCACCATCTACAACCAGAAC GCATCTGTGGGGGGCCCCCGGGGCTCCCAGGTCTGCCCCCGCTTGGGGGCGGTCAAGGGATCGCCCCTGGTGCCCGTGGGGGTCGAGGTGACCCTTGACCTGGAAGCTCACAACCTGAATTTGCtgggg GTCCCATTGCCACGGCTACGCTGTGTGCTAGAGGTCGGACGGGGGCTGGTGGAAGTGGAGGCCTCCCCAGGGGGCCCCTATAGGCTCCAGTGTGGCCCCCATGCCTATGACTTTGGTGCATCAGCTCCCCAGCTCCGAGCCCCCGTGTATGTCACTGTGGGGGAGAGGTGGCACCTGGACACTCCCTCTGGCTTACATG TGATGCTGTATGATTGCTCTGTGGGCCGGCCTGACTGCAGCCGGTGCCGTGCGGCCTCTCCTGCTCTAGGATGCCAGTGGTGCCCTCCTGGCTGCCAGCACCACCGCCTCTGCCCCCCGGGGGGTGCCCcaccttcctgccctgccccctttaTACATCAG GTGCACCCCTTGAGTGGTCCCcctgagggtgggctgctgctgacCATTGCTGGCTCTGACCTGGGCCAACGCTTCGAGGACGTGGCTGGCACTGTCCGCGTGGCCGGGAGGCCCTGCCTGCCTGACCCTGCCCGCTACCGCCTGGCTGCCCA GATTGTGTGCCAAGTACCCCCAGCTGAAGGTGGGGTCTCGGGGCCTGTGGAGGTGGCTGTTGGGGACCAGCCCCCTGGGGTCTCCATCCAGCATTTCACCTATCAG gacccccagctgtgggagctgcacCCCCGGATTGGACCCGTGGCTGGAGGCACACAGGTCACTGTgacaggggaggagctggccacAGGCCCTGATGTTGCTGTCTTCCTAGGGGACCTACCTTGTTCCCT TgtggagcccccagccccagggaccctGGTGTGCCTCACCACAGGGGGGACCCTGGGAGAAGCCCCCCTGCGGGTGCAGTTTGGCAAAGTTCTGCGGCATCTCACCGGGGGGGGTGGCTTCCACTATGCGCCAAATCCCAACATTACCTGGGCTTGGCCCCGCTCTAGCTTCTGTGG GGGTGGGCGCATCATCCAGGCCGCAGGTACCAACCTGGATGTGCCACAGCAGCCGCGGCTGGTCGCTGTGCTAGAActccccaccaccagcacccTGCCACCTGGTCGCTGCAAGAAGGGGTGCCCTGGAGTCCTTCCAGATGCCTCAGAGCCCTGCACTCTGGTGGGCAGCCTGCTAGAG TGTGGCACTAcctgctctgcagcctccccAGCACTGTTGCTGTGCCCATCACCGGCGGTGCCCCCTCACTcccgcctgcgggagctgctctttCAGCTGGATGGGCTGCACATGCCTTTTGCTGGCCCAGGGGGTGGCCCCTTCACCTACGCCCCTGACCCCCGGCTGCACTGGCCCCCGGGCGCCCCCCCTGTCCTCAAGCCCGGCATGCTGCTGCACCTCGAG ggTGAGGGGCTGACGCTAGGCACATCCAAGGAAGAGGTGGTGGCACGGGTGGGAGCAGGGCTCTGTGTTGTCAAGACCCTCACCCCCACTCACCTGTACTGTGAGCCGCCCCCGGTACCACCTGGTTCCCTGCAACCTGCCCCCTTCGTC GTGGAGATGGGGCATGTGCAGGTGGTGCTGGGCCCAGTGCACTACGAGGCAGAGCCaccccctggcctgccccctggTGCCCAGGCTGGTCTGGGGGTAGGTGCCACTGCCCTGGTTCTCGTGGTTGTCCTCCTTATTCTCATGTACAG GCGGAAGAGCAAGCAGGCACTGCAGGAGTACAAGAAGGTGTTGGTGCAACTGGAGAACCTGGAAGTCAGTGTGGGCGACCAGTGCCGCAAGGAGTTCACTG atctgATGACGGAGATGACAGACCttggggggcagctggaggcgGCTGGGATCCCCTTCCTGGACTATGGGGCCTATGCCCTGCGTGCCTTTTTCCCGGGGCCTGGCGGGGGCCCAGGGGCATGGCCTCCCCACCATGAGGGGCgcagccctgccctggagcagggcTTGGCCCAACTGTCTGGCCTGCTTAACAATCGCACCTTCCTCCTCACC CTGGTGCACACACTGGAGGCGCAGGCCTCGCTATCACGCCGGGAGCGGCTGCGGGCAGCttcgctgctggggctggggctgggcgggcgcctggagctgctcacGGATGTACTGGCTGTGCTGCTGGGTGAGCTGGTGCAGCACCAGGCCCAGCGCCCACCCCGCCTCCTTCTGCGCAG GACAGAGACAATGGTAGAGAAGCTGCTGACGGATTGGCTGTCTGTCTGCCTCTACCCCTACTTGCGG gaggtggcaggggagccactGTACTTGCTGTACCGGGCCATCCGGTGGCAGGTGGATGAGGGGCCAGTGGATGCAGTGACAGGGCGGGCACGGCGCACCCTCAGCGAGGCCTGGCTGCTGCGGGAGGACGTGGGTTCCCGACCGCTCACCTTGCgggtgctgccccctcccactaaCCCCCCTGGCCTCACCCCTGCTCGTGTCTTGGACACTGACACAGTGGGCCAAGCCAAGGAAAAGATCCTGGAGCAGCTCTACAAAGGGCTGCCCCACGCCCAGCggccccctgcccacagcctaGACCTTG agTGGCGCTCAGGTGTGGCCGGGCACCTCACGCTATCGGACCTGGATGTCACCTCTGTCACCCACAACCAATGGAAGCGGCTCAACACCCTGCAGCACTATAAG gtgccaGACGGGGCAACGGTGGCACTGATCCCACGGCTACACAATGACTCCCCCACAGAGTCATGCCAGACCCCCCTCTCAGGGGACA atGCACCGACACTGGAAGATGGTGAGGAGGGGGGTATCCACCTCTGGCACCTAGAGAAGCCCCCAGAGGAGCTggaggggcctgggcaggtgGCACGACATGGGAGTCGGGAACGGGAGGGGGCCACGGCTATCCCTGAGATCTACCTCACCCGCCTACTCTCTACCAAG GGCATGCTTCACCCATTTGTGGAGGGGGCACTGCGGGTTATCCTGCCAGttgggtgccccccacccctgcctgtcaaGTTCCTCTTTGACCTGCTGGATGAGCTGGCAGCACGGCATGGCCTGGCTGAGCCTGACACCCTGCGCAGCTGGAAGAACAACAG tctgctgctgcggTTCTGGGTGCGGGTCGTACGTGACCCACGGATGCTGCTGGACGTGCGTGTCCCGCCAAGCGTCGATGCGAGTCTCGGGGTCGTGGCCCAGACGCTTATGGATGCCTGCGCTGCTCCCGCCCAGCACCAAGTGGGACGG gactCCCCTGTGAACAAGCTGCTCTATGCCCGTGAGATTCCACGGTATCGAGAGCTCGTGGACAG GTACTATGCCGAGGTTCGCCAGGCTCCACCAGTCACGTACCAGGAGATGAACGCAGCACTGACCAAAATGTCTCAA CTGTCGGTGGATCTGGACTGCTCGGGGGCGCTGCTAGAGCTGTACGAGTACGTGCGCCTGTGCCACGACCAG CTGGTGGCAGCGCTGGAGGCGGAGCCGgcggggcagaagcagcagctcgGGGCGCGGCTGCAGCAGGCGGCCGCGCTGCTGGACAACAAGGTCACGGACCTATGA